Within the Marinobacter sp. SS13-12 genome, the region GCTGATCACTTCTTCCTCGGAAATGCCCAGCTCTTTTGCCTGTTCGGGGATCTGTTTGTCCACCAGCGGGGTGCGGACAAATCCCGGGCAAATGATATTGCTGCGAACACCGTGCTCTGCCCCTTCTTTGGCCACCGCCCGACACAGGCCCAGCATGCCGTGCTTGGCGGCCACGTAAGGCGCCTTCAGCGGGGAAGCTTCCAGGGAGTGGACCGACCCCATGTAGAGCATGGTACCGCCGCCACTGGCGTACATCTGTTTCAGTGCAGCACGGGTGACCAGGAACGCACCGTCAAGGTGAACACTCATCACCTTGCTCCAGTCGGCAAAGGCCAGTTTGTGCACCGGGTCAATGTGCTGGACACCAGCGTTGGCCAAGGCAATATCAAGCCCACCCCACTTCTCCACGATAGCGGCCACACCACGGTCGACAGCCTGCTCGTCGGTAACATCCATCGCCAGGGCCATGGCGGTGCCGCCAGCCCGTTCGATGGCATCGACGGTGTCACCGGCGCTTTCCAGCGTAAGATCGGCGACAGCAACCCGGGCGCCTTCACGGCCATAATGTTCGGCAATGGCACGGCCAATGCCCCGCCCCGCTCCGGTGATCAAAGCTATCCGGTTTTCTAGACGCATTAGTGTTCTCTCCTTAGTCGTAAGCTACGCCGGGCAGCCAGGTCGCAATTTCGGGCACCAGGAATACGATTGCCAGGGCCACCAGCTGAATAATAATGAAGGGTATGACGCCCCTGTAGATGTCCATCACATCGATTTCCGGCGGCGCGACACCCTTGATGTAGAACAGGGCAAATCCCACCGGCGGCGTCAGGAACGACGTCTGCAGGCACATGGCAAAGAGGATGGTAAACCACACCAGGTCAAAGCCCAGGGATTGGACAACGGGTGCCACCAGCGGAAGGATGATCAGGGTGATCTCGACCCAGTCCAGGAAGAAGCCGAGCAGGAATACCGCGAACAGAATGGTCAAAACCACGCCATAGGGTCCGAACGGCAGCCCCAACAGCGCGTCTTCTATCACCTGGTCGCCACCCAGACCTCGCAGCACCACGGAGAACGCCGTTGCACCGAGGAAAATGGCAAAAATGAAAGCCGCTGTGCGTGTTGTCTGCTGCATCGAGGCGTTCAGCACTTTCAGGTTCAGCCGGCGCGCCATCAGGGCCAGCAGCAGGGCGCCAAGGGCACCAACACCGGAAGCCTCCGTAGGCGTCGCTATACCGGCGAAAAT harbors:
- a CDS encoding 3-hydroxybutyrate dehydrogenase produces the protein MRLENRIALITGAGRGIGRAIAEHYGREGARVAVADLTLESAGDTVDAIERAGGTAMALAMDVTDEQAVDRGVAAIVEKWGGLDIALANAGVQHIDPVHKLAFADWSKVMSVHLDGAFLVTRAALKQMYASGGGTMLYMGSVHSLEASPLKAPYVAAKHGMLGLCRAVAKEGAEHGVRSNIICPGFVRTPLVDKQIPEQAKELGISEEEVISKVMLKNTVDGQFTTLEDVSELAVHLAAFPSAAMTGQSIVVSHGWHMQ